The Longimicrobium sp. genome contains the following window.
ACCGAAGGTTTCCGCCATCGTGCCGGTGGAGCGCACGGGGGCGCTGCCGCTGTCCTTTGCGCAGGAGCGGCTCTGGTTCGTCGACCGGATGGAGCCGGGAAGCGCCGTCTACAACATGCCCGTGGCACAGCGCCTGGGGGGCGCGCTGGACGAGGCCGCGCTGGAGCGGAGCCTGGGCGAGATCGTCCGGCGCCACGAGGCGCTGCGGACGGTCTTCGCGGAGGCGCACGGGTCGCCGGTACAGGTGATCGTGCCCTTCGGCGGGTTTTCCCTGCCGGTGGAGGACCTGTCGGAGTTGGGCGAGGCGGAGCGCGAGGCGGCGGTCAGGCAGCGGGCAGGGGAGGAGGCAGCGCGGCCGTTCGACCTTTCGGCGGGGCCGCTCTTCCGCGCGGCGCTGCTGCGGCTGGGCAGCGAGGAGCGCGTGCTGCTGCTCACGATGCACCACATCGTGAGCGACGAGTGGAGCCTGGGGGTGTTCTTCCGGGAGCTGTGGGCGCTGTACGCGGCGTACCGCGCGGGGCGTGAGTCTCCGCTCCGCGAGCTGCCGGTGCAGTACGCCGACTACGCGGCGTGGCAGCGCCAGCAGCTGGCGGGCGAGGCCCTGGAGCGGCAGCTCTCGTACTGGCGCGGGCGCCTGGCGGGTGCGCCGGAGCTGCTGGAGTTGCCTGCCGACCATCCCCGCCCGGCGGTGCAGACGTTCCGGGGCGCGACGGTCATGGTGGGGCTCCCCCCGGAGCTGCTGGAGCGGCTGCAGGCGCTGGGACAAAGCGAGGGGGCGACGCTGTTCATGGTGCTGCTCTCCGCGTTCCAGGTGCTGCTCTCGAAGTACAGCGGGAGCGAAGACGTGGTGGTGGGGAGCCCGATCGCGGGGCGTACGCGCGAGGAGGTGGAGGAGCTGATCGGCTTCTTCGTCAACACGCTGGTGCTGCGCACCGATCTCTCGGGAGACCCGGGCTTTCGCGAGGTGCTGCGGCGGGCGCGCGAGGCCACGCTGGGCGCGTACGAGCACCAGGAGGTGCCCTTCGAGCGCCTGGTGGAGGAGCTGCAGCCGGAACGCTCGCTGAGCTACTCGCCGCTCTTCCAGGCGATGTTCGCGCTGCAGAACGCCGAGGGCGGGGGAGCCGCTCTGCCGGGGCTGAGCGTCAGTGGAATCGGGGCGGAGCTCGCGAGCGCCAAGTTCGATCTCTCCCTGCTGCTCACGGCGACCGCCCAGGGCGTGCGCGGCGGGCTGGAATACAGCACCGACCTCTTCGAACGCGGCACGGTCGTGCGGATGCTCGGCCACCTGGAGCGGGTGCTGGAGCAGGTCGCCGCCGACCCGGACGTGCGGCTCTCGCAGCTGGAGCTGCTCGGCGAGGCGGAGCGCGCGCTGGTGCTGGAGGCGTGGAACCGCACGGAGTCGGCGTACCCCGCGGAGCTCTGCATCCACCACCTCTTCGAGGCGCGGGCGGAGAAGACGCCCGATGCGCCGGCGGTGGAGTTCGAGGATGGGTCGCTCACCTGCCGCGAGCTGAACGAGCGGGCCAACCGGCTCGCCCACCACCTGGCGCGGCTGGGCGTGGG
Protein-coding sequences here:
- a CDS encoding condensation domain-containing protein, giving the protein PKVSAIVPVERTGALPLSFAQERLWFVDRMEPGSAVYNMPVAQRLGGALDEAALERSLGEIVRRHEALRTVFAEAHGSPVQVIVPFGGFSLPVEDLSELGEAEREAAVRQRAGEEAARPFDLSAGPLFRAALLRLGSEERVLLLTMHHIVSDEWSLGVFFRELWALYAAYRAGRESPLRELPVQYADYAAWQRQQLAGEALERQLSYWRGRLAGAPELLELPADHPRPAVQTFRGATVMVGLPPELLERLQALGQSEGATLFMVLLSAFQVLLSKYSGSEDVVVGSPIAGRTREEVEELIGFFVNTLVLRTDLSGDPGFREVLRRAREATLGAYEHQEVPFERLVEELQPERSLSYSPLFQAMFALQNAEGGGAALPGLSVSGIGAELASAKFDLSLLLTATAQGVRGGLEYSTDLFERGTVVRMLGHLERVLEQVAADPDVRLSQLELLGEAERALVLEAWNRTESAYPAELCIHHLFEARAEKTPDAPAVEFEDGSLTCRELNERANRLAHHLARLGVG